The Deinococcus taeanensis genome has a window encoding:
- a CDS encoding fimbrial biogenesis chaperone has translation MPAPQPTLLRQLLLGTAALMAGLHMTARAATFNVAPVRLEFAQQARTAAITLSNPSDQPLVIKLEVVAWTQQDGQDIYTPTTDLLVVPPIFTLAPRSTQVVRVALRRAVDPRKELSYRLYLQEVPGKSAGNGVSVQVLLRVGVPIFVQPAAAPVSSLSWQARLGSDGLLHLTAQNTGTTHVQVTHLGALGTGTVVLLDEDMSAYLLPGQTRSWSYKPRQALSPGAKFRLQAGTDAGDFSVDLTLDR, from the coding sequence ATGCCCGCACCACAGCCCACCCTGCTCCGGCAGCTCCTCCTGGGTACTGCCGCCCTTATGGCCGGCTTGCACATGACGGCTCGCGCCGCAACCTTCAACGTTGCTCCGGTGAGGTTGGAATTCGCCCAGCAGGCGCGCACCGCCGCCATCACTCTCAGCAATCCCAGCGACCAGCCGCTGGTCATCAAGCTGGAAGTGGTTGCGTGGACGCAACAGGACGGGCAGGACATCTATACCCCAACCACCGACCTGCTGGTGGTGCCCCCGATCTTCACCCTGGCGCCACGTTCAACCCAGGTGGTACGGGTGGCATTGCGACGCGCTGTAGACCCCCGCAAGGAGCTGAGTTACCGCCTGTACCTGCAGGAGGTCCCGGGAAAAAGTGCCGGCAATGGGGTGAGTGTTCAGGTGCTGCTGCGCGTTGGCGTGCCCATCTTTGTGCAGCCGGCGGCGGCCCCCGTCTCCTCACTCTCATGGCAGGCCAGGCTGGGCAGTGACGGCCTGCTTCACCTGACAGCCCAGAACACCGGAACCACGCATGTCCAGGTGACCCATCTCGGCGCCTTAGGCACGGGCACCGTCGTCCTGTTGGATGAGGATATGTCCGCTTACCTTCTCCCCGGCCAAACCCGCTCATGGAGCTACAAACCCAGGCAGGCCCTCAGCCCTGGCGCGAAGTTCCGTTTGCAGGCCGGGACGGACGCCGGAGACTTCAGTGTGGACCTCACACTGGACCGCTAA
- a CDS encoding type I phosphomannose isomerase catalytic subunit, whose protein sequence is MIRLTPHYHPRVWGGRRLSPGPEPVGEAWVVFAGNRIDGGPHAGRTLRDLVHEQPRWLLGRRGEQFTDFPVLIKLLDCQAWLSVQVHPNDEQALNLHGPGHVGKTEAWHVLQAEPGARVISGVQEETTPAELHTHILSEQVMALAQYQEVHAGDTLFIPAGTLHALGPGLLTYEVQQSSDLTYRMYDWDRPQDAGRALHLREAALVTQAEGRGTLHAGPTARETGVYPLVTCAYFTTELLHLDSAVTGRTEGETFHALTVTEGTVEVRSDTTARLHPFDTLLIPASSPPYELIPQGNAARLLRSSLP, encoded by the coding sequence ATGATTCGACTCACGCCGCACTACCACCCCCGCGTCTGGGGGGGGCGCCGGCTCAGCCCAGGGCCGGAACCTGTGGGGGAAGCCTGGGTGGTCTTCGCCGGCAACCGCATTGACGGCGGTCCCCATGCCGGCAGAACCCTCCGCGACCTTGTTCATGAACAACCCCGGTGGCTGCTGGGAAGGCGTGGTGAACAGTTCACGGACTTTCCGGTACTGATCAAGCTGCTGGACTGCCAGGCCTGGCTGAGCGTCCAGGTCCACCCCAACGACGAGCAGGCCCTGAACCTTCACGGACCGGGGCATGTGGGAAAAACGGAAGCGTGGCATGTTCTGCAGGCTGAGCCCGGTGCTCGGGTGATTTCAGGCGTGCAAGAGGAGACGACGCCAGCGGAACTGCACACCCACATTCTCAGTGAACAGGTGATGGCGCTGGCTCAATACCAGGAGGTTCACGCCGGCGACACGCTCTTCATTCCGGCGGGTACCCTCCACGCCCTTGGGCCCGGCCTCCTCACGTATGAGGTGCAGCAGTCCAGTGACCTCACCTACCGCATGTACGACTGGGACCGACCACAGGACGCGGGGCGGGCGTTGCATCTCAGGGAAGCAGCGCTGGTCACCCAGGCAGAGGGGCGAGGCACCCTCCACGCTGGTCCCACCGCCCGGGAGACAGGCGTTTACCCCCTGGTGACCTGCGCCTACTTCACGACGGAACTCCTGCACCTGGACAGCGCCGTGACCGGGCGCACCGAAGGAGAAACCTTCCACGCCCTGACGGTGACGGAAGGCACCGTGGAAGTGCGCAGCGACACCACGGCGCGCCTTCACCCGTTTGACACCCTCCTGATTCCCGCTTCATCTCCCCCGTACGAGCTGATCCCGCAGGGCAACGCCGCCAGGTTGCTGCGCTCGTCCCTCCCCTGA
- a CDS encoding Csu type fimbrial protein, with protein sequence MKSRLTLFLTCAVLFGSSPVSAASKSASFAVRVKVVGTCNIRAAALDFGTYKGSSTSGSTSAQVSCTKGMAYNVSLDNGTALRTMSLIGSPASKLTYQLGLSGAVADGSVSGIGKSGVQVLTVQGTILPNQNLVPGEYADSVTMTVNY encoded by the coding sequence ATGAAATCCCGCCTTACCCTTTTTCTTACCTGTGCTGTGTTATTCGGCTCCTCTCCAGTATCGGCTGCAAGCAAGTCAGCCAGCTTCGCGGTGCGCGTCAAAGTGGTTGGGACGTGCAACATCAGGGCCGCCGCCCTGGACTTCGGAACGTACAAAGGATCATCGACATCGGGCTCGACGTCGGCCCAGGTGAGCTGCACCAAGGGCATGGCCTACAACGTCAGTCTGGACAACGGCACGGCTTTGCGAACCATGAGCCTGATCGGGAGTCCGGCCAGCAAGCTGACTTACCAGCTCGGGTTAAGTGGGGCCGTTGCGGACGGCAGTGTATCCGGCATAGGCAAGAGTGGTGTACAGGTGCTCACCGTGCAAGGCACCATTCTTCCCAATCAGAATCTCGTTCCTGGAGAGTATGCCGACAGCGTCACCATGACCGTGAATTACTGA
- a CDS encoding PHB depolymerase family esterase codes for MRNPVLTTLLSTLLVAAPTHASRLIDPTTATAVPGTGGQWTKRSITVSGFSLPYQLYTPTTALAAGKLPLIIHLHGSGEAGIDNEKQLLAGTRYGPQYFTLPEHQQVQAAYVLAPQTPVEIRWASTGIPEYNLDTTPETVSMTALIALIAELLHTHPDIDPDRVYLAGLSRGGQGVWNALMRHPGLFAAAVPISASGSPAHAAPLKNLAIWAFHAQDDRTTKVEYTRNMVDAIFHAGGETRFLRYTEVEYGDHQAGWETAYRTSEVYRWLIKWRR; via the coding sequence ATGCGGAACCCCGTGTTAACCACCCTCCTCTCGACGCTCCTCGTGGCGGCCCCCACCCACGCCAGCCGGCTGATTGATCCCACCACTGCCACGGCCGTGCCGGGCACAGGCGGTCAGTGGACAAAACGCAGCATCACGGTAAGCGGCTTCTCCCTGCCATACCAGCTGTACACCCCCACCACAGCGCTGGCAGCGGGCAAACTGCCGCTGATCATTCACCTTCACGGCTCAGGCGAAGCCGGCATTGACAACGAAAAACAACTGCTTGCAGGCACCCGGTACGGACCACAGTACTTCACCCTCCCTGAACACCAGCAGGTGCAGGCGGCGTACGTTCTGGCGCCCCAGACGCCGGTCGAGATTCGCTGGGCCAGCACCGGGATTCCCGAATACAACCTGGACACCACCCCGGAAACAGTTTCCATGACCGCGCTGATCGCCCTGATTGCCGAACTCCTGCATACCCACCCAGACATCGACCCGGACCGGGTGTATCTCGCCGGACTCTCCCGGGGCGGGCAGGGGGTATGGAACGCACTGATGCGGCACCCGGGTCTCTTCGCCGCCGCCGTGCCGATCAGTGCCTCAGGCAGCCCGGCACACGCCGCGCCGCTGAAGAACCTCGCCATATGGGCCTTCCATGCGCAGGACGACCGCACAACAAAAGTGGAGTACACCCGGAATATGGTGGACGCCATCTTCCACGCTGGTGGGGAAACCCGGTTCCTGAGGTACACCGAGGTGGAATACGGTGACCATCAGGCCGGCTGGGAAACTGCGTATCGAACCAGCGAAGTGTACCGGTGGCTCATCAAATGGCGGCGCTGA
- a CDS encoding ROK family protein: protein MKTHSRYALCLDVGGSHVTAAPVDLATRTLLPAGRVRESILHTASVQDTVQTWHSALTRASLLCPAGTVTHLALALPAPFDYQSGVSHMTHKYEQLLGVNVRDVLRTQLRGGPLAQLPILLGNDADLFALGEHWAGAGQGAERLIGITLGTGLGSGFVARGHVVTSGPEIPPAGELWNTPYADSTAEAFACGEAVTRSYQALSGERCTAREISRRADRADPHAQRAFLMLGEHLAHILRPFTVSFGAAAVVVGGNVSRAWTHFGSSLQAGLPNVQVSASQLLEDAALLGGGALHATPGTGGL from the coding sequence GTGAAGACCCATTCGCGATACGCGCTGTGCCTGGATGTGGGCGGCAGTCACGTGACGGCCGCGCCTGTCGACCTCGCCACCCGGACCCTTCTGCCCGCAGGACGGGTCCGGGAAAGCATCCTTCATACCGCTTCCGTTCAGGACACTGTGCAGACCTGGCACTCCGCTTTGACCCGGGCCTCGCTGCTCTGCCCGGCCGGGACGGTGACCCACCTCGCTCTGGCGCTCCCTGCTCCCTTCGATTACCAGAGCGGCGTCTCACACATGACCCACAAGTACGAGCAGCTGCTGGGGGTCAATGTGCGGGACGTCCTGCGGACCCAGCTGCGGGGCGGACCTCTGGCGCAGCTTCCCATCCTGCTGGGCAATGACGCGGACCTGTTTGCCCTGGGCGAACACTGGGCAGGCGCGGGACAAGGGGCCGAGCGCCTGATTGGCATTACCCTGGGCACCGGACTCGGCAGTGGCTTCGTGGCGCGGGGTCACGTCGTCACCAGCGGCCCCGAGATTCCCCCCGCAGGTGAGCTCTGGAACACCCCCTATGCGGACAGCACCGCAGAGGCGTTCGCGTGCGGTGAGGCAGTAACCCGGTCCTACCAGGCGCTGAGCGGCGAGCGCTGCACAGCCCGTGAAATCAGTCGGCGCGCTGACCGCGCAGACCCTCACGCCCAACGCGCGTTCCTGATGCTGGGTGAACATCTTGCTCACATTCTCCGGCCCTTCACCGTGTCGTTCGGCGCGGCGGCAGTGGTGGTGGGCGGCAATGTGTCACGCGCCTGGACTCACTTCGGTTCCTCCCTGCAAGCTGGCCTGCCCAACGTGCAGGTGTCGGCTTCTCAACTGCTCGAGGACGCGGCGCTGCTCGGCGGCGGCGCCCTGCACGCCACGCCCGGAACAGGAGGCTTATGA
- a CDS encoding GGDEF domain-containing protein — MSALSLVNGVVLNLAVLIAGVFLVSLTFFRVGQPDRPAALLARYVALVATSLFALANTVQLVPGILFDFRMVPVALVARRHGRLAGLAVALPVGTCRFLLGGVGAVPSLLQLLLVAWLAAPDGAWLRLTASERTALTRTPWVALRLFALANLPLFIAFALGREPWTTAVGAYTALTVLSTVGLLLGQVAGNTRLRSLARTQHYQTLASTDALTGVLNRRQFEQDLAAVPDDTYLLLLDLDHFKRVNDTYGHDGGDRVLQAFTAITQHSTRARDRVYRLGGEEFAVLLHHCPPETAADVAERIRANVQGTLAARAGLPGETFTVSGGLVLVAPEVDALAVADERLYRAKAHGRNRTVTA; from the coding sequence GTGAGTGCCCTGTCCCTCGTCAATGGTGTGGTACTCAACCTGGCTGTCCTGATCGCTGGCGTTTTCCTCGTCAGCCTGACGTTCTTCCGGGTCGGTCAACCGGACCGCCCCGCCGCCCTGCTGGCCCGGTACGTCGCGCTGGTTGCCACCTCACTGTTCGCGCTGGCCAATACCGTTCAGCTGGTCCCGGGCATCCTGTTCGACTTCCGCATGGTGCCCGTCGCGCTGGTCGCCCGCCGTCACGGCCGCCTCGCCGGCCTGGCCGTGGCCCTCCCGGTCGGCACCTGCCGCTTCCTGCTCGGAGGCGTCGGGGCGGTCCCCTCCCTCCTCCAACTGCTGCTGGTGGCCTGGCTCGCCGCGCCTGACGGCGCGTGGCTCCGCCTGACCGCCAGCGAACGCACGGCGCTGACACGGACCCCCTGGGTGGCCCTGCGGTTGTTTGCCCTGGCGAATCTCCCGCTGTTCATTGCGTTCGCGTTGGGGAGAGAGCCCTGGACCACCGCCGTCGGCGCCTATACGGCCCTGACCGTGCTCAGTACGGTCGGGCTGCTGCTGGGGCAGGTGGCCGGCAACACCCGCCTGCGCAGCCTCGCGCGCACGCAGCACTATCAGACCCTGGCCTCCACGGACGCCTTAACCGGCGTGCTGAACCGGCGGCAGTTCGAGCAGGACCTTGCAGCCGTGCCAGACGACACTTACCTGCTGCTGCTCGACCTGGATCATTTCAAACGCGTCAATGACACGTACGGCCATGACGGCGGGGACCGGGTGTTACAGGCGTTCACGGCCATCACGCAGCACAGCACTCGTGCCAGAGACCGCGTGTACCGGCTGGGCGGGGAAGAATTCGCCGTGCTTCTGCACCACTGCCCGCCCGAGACGGCCGCCGACGTCGCCGAGCGGATCCGCGCGAACGTGCAGGGCACCCTGGCGGCCCGCGCCGGGCTGCCCGGCGAGACCTTCACGGTCTCCGGCGGACTGGTCCTGGTGGCGCCGGAGGTGGACGCCCTCGCTGTTGCCGACGAGCGTCTCTACCGCGCCAAAGCGCACGGGCGCAACCGTACGGTCACTGCCTGA
- a CDS encoding fimbria/pilus outer membrane usher protein: MWTSHWTAKAAVLVGALLGGAAAETPLTVGQAAQAAPADVQELLLDVTINGQSFGTTMVLRQGGQLWVTVADFARWRLRLPADARLSYLGEEFASLTGIASGPVQLDEGALTLTMTVVPSSFEGTELRPDSGGATPTRSGYSAYLNYDFGVTYAENWSLDGAVDAGVSTPFGVGRSNAFLVRGPDGLSLVRGLTTWSVDLPQGPASVRIGDNFSQGGAWGASLLYGGVQWATNFALRPDESTAPQLSVQGETPVPGTASVYVNGSLVLTREVPAGPFTISGIPASVVTGVVRVTVRDAAGNVREIRQAFLSDASLLQPGLVAFAVDAGVLRQNYGVTSWDYGVPFASVLYRRGLTERLTGELHGEGSSGVAALGGNLIWAQPGAGVVRATLAGSRSAAGSGALVGLSVSGQQGRLSYGGNVTYRTPTFRQVGVEDAVQLVMGAGVGVGLGKGGDVSASLNFQRRSDGSQVSSLTGTYSVPVFGNPLSVGVTRQFAPEGRTAVSLSTSIKLGRDVTVGVGSDLHGAQGSVGRNTPAQGGLGYSANAGFAAGQFSGSGQLSSQGRNGTALLAGRLGPDGLNLHGRVQGSVSLLGGQVQLGQRIQDAYALVKVGAFGGVRVYRGGQLVGRTDAHGALIVPALTPYARNVLSIDTRDLPLNVTATQAEQTVVPYAGSGTVVNFTVRIQRSALLTLMLPTGEAVPLGATVRVDSDAMEYPVVGGGETYVEGLAERSRLRVTWEEGQCEAEIVYPQTQDPFAELGVITCVYS, translated from the coding sequence GTGTGGACCTCACACTGGACCGCTAAGGCTGCGGTCCTGGTAGGGGCGCTGCTGGGCGGCGCTGCAGCCGAGACCCCTCTGACCGTGGGGCAAGCCGCGCAGGCAGCCCCAGCCGACGTGCAGGAACTTCTGCTGGACGTCACCATCAACGGCCAGTCGTTTGGAACCACCATGGTGTTGCGCCAGGGTGGACAGTTGTGGGTGACGGTGGCGGACTTCGCCCGCTGGCGGTTGCGTCTGCCGGCGGATGCACGTCTTTCCTACCTGGGAGAGGAATTCGCTTCATTGACGGGCATTGCCAGTGGCCCAGTTCAACTGGATGAGGGTGCCCTCACGCTGACCATGACGGTAGTGCCCAGCAGTTTCGAAGGGACTGAATTGCGGCCCGACTCGGGCGGCGCCACGCCCACCCGCAGCGGCTACAGCGCGTACCTGAACTATGATTTCGGTGTCACGTACGCGGAGAACTGGTCGCTGGACGGCGCGGTGGATGCGGGGGTTTCCACCCCGTTCGGGGTCGGCCGCAGCAACGCGTTCCTCGTTCGCGGGCCCGATGGGCTCTCTCTGGTGCGTGGCCTGACGACCTGGAGTGTTGATCTACCGCAAGGACCCGCGAGCGTGCGGATAGGGGACAACTTCAGTCAGGGGGGGGCCTGGGGGGCGTCACTGTTGTATGGCGGCGTTCAGTGGGCCACCAATTTCGCTCTGCGCCCCGACGAGTCGACTGCCCCGCAGTTGAGCGTGCAGGGCGAGACCCCTGTGCCAGGAACGGCCAGTGTGTACGTCAATGGCAGCCTGGTCCTGACCCGCGAGGTGCCGGCGGGTCCGTTCACCATCAGCGGCATTCCCGCGTCGGTGGTCACTGGGGTCGTTCGCGTCACCGTCCGCGACGCGGCTGGCAACGTTCGGGAAATACGCCAGGCTTTCCTGAGTGACGCCTCTCTCCTGCAGCCTGGCCTCGTGGCCTTCGCTGTCGATGCAGGAGTACTGCGGCAGAACTATGGGGTCACAAGTTGGGATTACGGCGTGCCCTTCGCCAGCGTCCTGTACCGCCGCGGGCTGACTGAACGGCTGACTGGCGAACTCCACGGTGAGGGGTCCTCGGGAGTCGCTGCGCTGGGCGGCAACCTGATCTGGGCTCAGCCTGGCGCTGGTGTCGTGCGAGCCACGCTCGCAGGCAGCCGGAGTGCCGCTGGGTCAGGCGCCTTGGTTGGCCTGAGCGTGAGTGGACAGCAGGGCAGGCTGTCGTACGGCGGGAATGTCACCTACCGCACCCCTACGTTCCGGCAGGTTGGCGTGGAGGATGCGGTTCAACTGGTGATGGGAGCAGGCGTAGGCGTGGGCCTGGGCAAAGGGGGCGACGTGAGCGCCAGTCTGAACTTTCAGCGCCGCAGTGACGGAAGCCAAGTGTCTTCACTGACCGGGACCTACAGCGTTCCCGTGTTCGGCAATCCTCTGAGTGTCGGAGTGACCCGGCAATTCGCGCCTGAGGGGCGCACCGCGGTCTCCCTGAGCACCAGCATCAAGCTGGGCCGGGACGTCACCGTTGGGGTTGGCAGTGATCTTCACGGCGCGCAGGGGAGCGTGGGGCGCAACACACCGGCCCAAGGGGGCCTCGGTTATTCCGCCAACGCTGGATTCGCGGCAGGACAGTTCAGCGGGAGCGGGCAACTGTCGTCGCAGGGCCGCAATGGGACCGCCCTGCTGGCTGGAAGGCTCGGGCCGGATGGGTTGAATCTCCACGGACGGGTGCAGGGAAGTGTGTCGCTGCTCGGCGGTCAAGTGCAACTGGGCCAGCGGATACAGGACGCATACGCACTTGTGAAGGTCGGGGCCTTCGGGGGCGTGCGGGTTTACCGGGGTGGTCAGCTGGTGGGGCGTACCGATGCACACGGCGCCCTGATCGTACCGGCCTTGACGCCTTACGCCCGCAACGTTCTCTCCATCGATACCCGTGACTTGCCGCTGAATGTGACAGCCACGCAGGCAGAGCAAACCGTCGTCCCTTACGCGGGTAGTGGAACGGTGGTGAACTTTACAGTGCGGATTCAGCGGAGCGCGCTGCTGACCCTGATGCTGCCTACCGGTGAGGCGGTCCCGCTTGGGGCGACCGTGCGGGTGGATTCAGACGCCATGGAGTATCCGGTGGTGGGTGGCGGAGAGACGTATGTTGAGGGTCTTGCCGAACGGAGTCGCCTGCGCGTGACCTGGGAGGAGGGGCAGTGTGAGGCTGAAATCGTGTATCCGCAAACACAGGATCCATTTGCAGAGCTGGGGGTAATAACGTGCGTCTATTCTTGA
- a CDS encoding Csu type fimbrial protein, translating to MKNMKIVAALGLMAGTMALAATTPSSTLSVSTTVNKTCSISTAPTALAFSNYDVYATAATTGTSTFGVKCSKGTAYTMKLSGGDTSGVRAFSGPGTLKYSLAYSTTPWGDGATGHAAPVDMTSAGMAEATYTINGSIAAGQDATQGSYTDTVYLTVDY from the coding sequence ATGAAGAACATGAAGATTGTGGCAGCACTCGGTCTGATGGCAGGCACCATGGCGCTGGCAGCCACCACTCCCAGCAGCACTCTCTCGGTTAGTACGACCGTCAACAAAACGTGCAGCATTTCGACCGCGCCCACCGCACTGGCCTTTAGCAACTACGACGTGTATGCCACGGCCGCGACCACAGGCACGTCAACTTTTGGCGTGAAGTGCAGCAAGGGGACCGCCTACACCATGAAGCTTTCGGGTGGCGACACCAGCGGCGTTCGTGCCTTCAGCGGACCCGGTACTCTGAAATACTCTCTCGCGTACTCCACGACCCCATGGGGTGACGGAGCAACCGGACACGCTGCGCCTGTTGATATGACCAGCGCCGGAATGGCTGAAGCAACCTACACCATCAACGGAAGCATTGCCGCCGGGCAGGACGCCACGCAGGGCAGCTACACCGACACCGTCTACCTGACGGTAGACTACTAA
- a CDS encoding spore coat protein U domain-containing protein, protein MNLTKSMIVALVTLISSGASATTTPASTVTINTTVLSACSISTPPTTLNFGSYNVYATTATSGTATFGVKCTMGAAYTIKLAGPMTNGLRTFTTVPQGSTSQLKYSLSYTNGNTTVLWGDGTNGAPGVPITSTSSAEQTYTITGSIPALQDVMQGAYSATVNLTIDY, encoded by the coding sequence ATGAATTTGACGAAAAGCATGATAGTGGCGCTCGTTACGCTGATCAGCTCTGGGGCCTCCGCAACCACGACGCCGGCCAGTACCGTAACCATCAACACCACGGTGCTCAGTGCGTGCAGTATCTCAACGCCTCCGACAACCCTGAATTTTGGCAGTTACAACGTCTACGCCACGACCGCCACGTCAGGCACAGCAACCTTCGGGGTGAAGTGCACCATGGGGGCAGCGTACACCATAAAGCTGGCCGGCCCCATGACCAACGGGCTGCGCACCTTCACAACCGTCCCGCAGGGCAGTACCAGCCAGTTGAAGTACTCCCTGTCTTACACAAACGGAAACACCACGGTGCTGTGGGGTGACGGTACGAACGGAGCGCCTGGCGTCCCGATAACGAGCACCAGTTCTGCCGAGCAGACGTACACCATCACGGGTAGTATCCCCGCTCTACAAGACGTGATGCAGGGTGCGTATTCCGCTACGGTCAACCTGACCATCGACTATTAA
- a CDS encoding HD domain-containing phosphohydrolase, whose translation MSPGSINLTDPLDYQWIFEAAGVGLLEIDFHGCIRRINPDGAAFFGSTVDVLTGQSVMNLTYAEDIPRTVEALGRVIDGTVPLVVVEKRYVRADGEIVWSRSRVSLLRKTSGPPDSVLAVVADITELKRAQQDLEALNLSLRATLDGGLLGLGIALEARDLETSGHTVRVIHYSRRLGEALGLSDEQLTELKHGASLHDLGKLTIPDGVLLKPGRLDATEWAIMQTHALKGYEIATRIPTLPCAALAVIRSHHERWDGTGYPDRLSGEAIPLLARIFAVCDVFDALLSDRPYKQAWTQEAALHELRQQRGRHFDPRVVDAFVSTFEADDADGA comes from the coding sequence ATGTCCCCAGGCTCAATCAATCTGACTGACCCTCTGGACTACCAGTGGATCTTCGAAGCCGCCGGTGTTGGACTCCTGGAAATTGACTTTCACGGTTGTATCCGCCGGATCAACCCGGACGGCGCCGCATTTTTCGGGTCCACGGTCGACGTTCTGACCGGGCAGAGTGTCATGAACCTGACCTACGCGGAGGATATTCCGCGGACGGTCGAGGCACTCGGGCGGGTCATCGATGGAACCGTCCCCCTGGTCGTCGTGGAGAAACGGTACGTCCGCGCCGACGGTGAAATCGTGTGGTCCCGCTCGCGTGTCTCACTGCTCCGAAAAACGTCAGGTCCACCCGACTCGGTGCTGGCCGTCGTCGCTGACATTACCGAACTCAAGCGGGCGCAACAGGACCTCGAGGCACTGAACCTCAGCCTGCGGGCCACCCTGGACGGCGGGCTTCTCGGCCTGGGGATTGCCCTGGAAGCCCGGGACCTGGAAACCTCCGGGCATACCGTGCGGGTGATCCACTACAGCAGGCGACTGGGTGAAGCGCTGGGCCTGAGTGACGAGCAACTCACTGAACTCAAGCATGGCGCGAGTCTGCACGACCTCGGCAAACTGACCATCCCGGACGGCGTTCTGCTGAAGCCGGGCCGGCTGGACGCGACCGAATGGGCCATCATGCAAACGCACGCCCTTAAAGGGTATGAGATTGCCACGCGCATTCCCACGCTCCCTTGCGCCGCTCTGGCCGTGATCCGGTCTCACCACGAGCGGTGGGACGGCACGGGGTACCCGGACCGCCTGTCAGGCGAGGCGATTCCCCTGCTCGCCCGCATCTTCGCCGTGTGTGACGTGTTCGACGCCCTTCTCAGCGACCGGCCCTACAAACAGGCCTGGACGCAGGAGGCGGCTCTGCATGAACTCCGTCAGCAGCGCGGTCGGCACTTCGACCCGCGGGTCGTGGACGCCTTCGTGTCCACCTTTGAAGCGGACGATGCGGATGGCGCCTGA
- a CDS encoding spore coat protein U domain-containing protein produces the protein MRLFLSSRPSVYLGAITVVCIGSSAFAACTTISIGTITSSPVSYSPATPGDTAFTFTANISCTSGSGGGNFTAWLGGSGGATVTSTSPISNPRTMRLVGSAQVLNYNIYTINGGSSIWGNGTAGTFTVGGNISNTSSLTGYGRIFSGQYIKPGNYTDTLNLVIDY, from the coding sequence GTGCGTCTATTCTTGAGTTCACGTCCATCCGTCTATCTGGGGGCCATTACTGTTGTTTGTATTGGGTCATCGGCATTTGCCGCCTGTACGACCATTAGTATTGGCACCATTACGTCCAGTCCTGTGAGTTACAGCCCGGCAACCCCGGGTGATACTGCGTTTACTTTTACAGCGAACATATCCTGTACGTCAGGGTCCGGGGGCGGGAACTTCACAGCCTGGCTTGGTGGGTCAGGTGGGGCTACCGTTACATCAACATCGCCAATCTCAAACCCTAGAACAATGCGTTTAGTGGGGAGTGCTCAGGTATTAAATTACAACATCTACACCATCAATGGAGGGAGCTCAATCTGGGGCAACGGCACTGCAGGAACTTTCACCGTCGGCGGAAATATCAGCAATACCTCTTCACTTACAGGCTATGGCCGCATCTTTAGTGGTCAGTACATCAAGCCAGGAAACTACACAGACACATTAAACCTAGTAATTGATTACTAA